A region of Theileria annulata chromosome 2, complete sequence, *** SEQUENCING IN PROGRESS *** DNA encodes the following proteins:
- a CDS encoding 60S ribosomal protein L30, putative (chr2.C.cand.350 - 60S ribosomal protein l30) codes for MGKKSKSKLVENVNHKLQLVMKSGKVCLGFKSTKATLRNGKALLVILSNNCPPLRRSEIEYYAMLAKCGVHHYTGDNNDLGTACGKHFRVGCMAILDAGDSDIVRSVE; via the exons atggGTAAGAAATCAAAGTCTAAATTGGTTGAAAATGTCAACCACAAGCTTCAACTTGTGATGAAATCGGGAAAGGTTTGTTTAGGATTTAAATCAACAAAGGCTACGTTGAGAAATGGAAAAG CTCTTTTGGTCATTCTAAGTAACAACTGCCCACCCCTTAGAAGATCGGAAATCGAATACTACGCAATGTTGGCCAAATGCGGAGTCCATCACTACACCGGAGATAATAATGACCTGGGAACAGCCTGTGGAAAACACTTTAGAGTGGGATGTATGGCTATTCTAGACGCTGGAGATTCAGATATTGTTCGAAGCGTGGAATAA